From one Triticum urartu cultivar G1812 chromosome 3, Tu2.1, whole genome shotgun sequence genomic stretch:
- the LOC125549014 gene encoding uncharacterized protein LOC125549014, producing the protein MTSMISTDDGAATSHVDAPLPVTTRDHGEAADVAGKGAASAEEQEQAAARRDVFLLAGIRKLIKSFRSLSHIFEMYKGEEEEDDDIQIGFPTDVEHVAHIGLDGSSSVASLRGMDGARELLSLSTNISLQQFEFAMASIAAHDDRSAAIAASP; encoded by the exons ATGACATCGATGATCAGCACGGACGATGGTGCTGCGACGAGCCATGTCGACGCTCCACTCCCAG TTACGACGAGGGATCACGGGGAGGCGGCGGATGTCGCCGGCAAGGGCGCCGCGTCCGCGGAAGAACAGGAgcaggcggcggcgaggcgcgacGTCTTCCTGCTGGCCGGGATCAGGAAGCTCATCAAGAGCTTCAGGAGCCTGTCCCACATCTTCGAGATGTACAAgggcgaagaggaggaggacgacgacatCCAGATCGGGTTCCCGACGGACGTGGAGCACGTGGCCCACATCGGGCTGGACGGCTCCAGCAGCGTCGCCAGCCTCAGGGGGATGGACGGGGCCAGGGAGCTGCTCTCCCTCTCCACCAACATCTCCCTCCAGCAGTTCGAGTTCGCCATGGCATCCATCGCCGCGCATGACGACCGCAGCGCCGCCATAGCAGCTAGCCCGTAA
- the LOC125549013 gene encoding cationic peroxidase SPC4-like produces MATSSSVAVLAVLATVAALVSPAMSLPVFTGDVGVSPGFHAASCPQLDGIVRSSVEAALQREVTLAAGLLRLYFHDCFPQGCDASILLNTTSARETALLPNLTIRPRAMQLIESIRARVHAACGSVVSCADITLLATRHSIVVSGGPWFSVPQGNLDSLAPASQDKVSNLPSPTTASVAKLVESFRTRGLGDVADLVALSGAHTIGRSHCGSFADRSRRADDTFSRKLAANCSKHPDRLQNLDVVTPDLFDNGYYKALRSNQGVLTSDMALVKNKTTAAIVKRFAQSKDAFFRQFARSMEKLARAPKPAGNVGEIRRFSCFRTNAQRADAAGEEEEEGFAASA; encoded by the coding sequence ATGGCGACCAGCAGCTCAGTAGCAGTACTGGCCGTCCTGGCCACCGTCGCCGCGCTGGTCTCCCCGGCCATGTCCCTACCCGTCTTCACCGGCGACGTCGGCGTCTCTCCGGGCTTCCACGCCGCGTCGTGCCCGCAGCTGGACGGCATCGTGCGGTCGTCCGTGGAGGCGGCGCTGCAGCGGGAGGTGACGCTGGCGGCGGGCCTGCTCCGGCTCTACTTCCACGACTGCTTCCCGCAGGGCTGCGACGCCTCCATCCTCCTCAACACCACCTCCGCCCGCGAGACGGCGCTGCTCCCCAACCTCACCATCCGGCCGCGCGCCATGCAGCTCATCGAGTCCATCCGCGCCAGGGTGCACGCCGCCTGCGGCTCCGTTGTGTCATGCGCCGACATCACCCTGCTCGCCACCCGCCACAGCATCGTCGTGTCCGGCGGGCCCTGGTTCTCCGTGCCGCAGGGCAACCTCGACAGCCTCGCCCCGGCGTCACAGGACAAGGTGTCCAACCTCCCGTCGCCCACGACGGCCAGCGTGGCCAAGCTGGTGGAGTCCTTCCGCACCCGGGGCCTCGGCGACGTGGCCGACCTCGTGGCGCTCTCCGGCGCGCACACCATCGGGCGGTCGCACTGCGGCAGCTTCGCCGACCGGTCCCGGCGCGCGGACGACACCTTCTCGCGGAAGCTGGCGGCCAACTGCAGCAAGCACCCGGACCGGCTGCAGAACCTGGACGTGGTCACCCCCGACCTCTTCGACAACGGGTACTACAAGGCGCTGCGGTCCAACCAGGGCGTGCTCACCTCCGACATGGCGCTCGTCAAGAATAAGACCACGGCGGCCATCGTGAAGCGGTTCGCCCAGAGCAAGGACGCCTTCTTCCGGCAGTTCGCCAGGTCCATGGAGAAGCTCGCCAGGGCGCCCAAGCCGGCGGGCAACGTGGGCGAGATCCGGCGCTTCAGCTGCTTCAGGACCAACGCCCAGCGCGCCGACGCTGccggtgaggaggaggaggagggcttCGCCGCCTCCGCCTGA
- the LOC125549015 gene encoding uncharacterized protein LOC125549015, producing the protein MAGARNNELRMTLLGLALLGLLLLSHTAAPVEAAAGVQENIFSVNSVGGRSLKSFSMNTAESGEVAKGGNAKPAAGDF; encoded by the coding sequence ATGGCGGGCGCAAGGAACAACGAGCTGCGCATGACCCTGCTCGGCCTGGCCCTGCTGGGGCTCTTGCTGCTGAGCCACACCGCGGCGCCGGTGGAAGCCGCCGCGGGCGTGCAGGAGAACATCTTCTCCGTGAACAGCGTCGGCGGCCGCAGTCTCAAAAGCTTCAGCATGAACACCGCCGAGAGCGGCGAGGTCGCCAAGGGGGGGAATGCCAAACCCGCCGCCGGCGACTTCTGA